In Vibrio pomeroyi, the genomic window GGCAATCCATATCTTCGCTCAATCAGGTACTGAGTTTAATGGCTGGATGGGTATGGCTGACTGGGCTCTCGTATTCCCACCGATCATGCAAGGTATCTCAAGCTCTAGCATGTTCTTCTTTGTGATTTTGGCTTTGGCAGGCATCTACATGTACTTCGCTTCTAAGCAACTACGAGCTGAAGAAGACGCAGAAGCTGCTGCTGAAACAATGACGGCAGTAACGCCTGAAGGCATTGAGGTTGAAGTTGCGGTACCACAACAATCGACAGCAATTGCTGATGCACCATCGGCTTCTGCAACGGCTGCTTCTACAACATCAGAAAATCGAGTGTCGCCAGCAGCTGATCAGAAACCGGTTCGCGTTCTAGTGTGCTGTGGTTCTGGGCAAGGTTCTTCAATGATGTGCTCTAAGAAAATCAAAGAGTACTTGGACAAGAAAGGCATCCCAAGCACGACATTCAACAGCGCTATCACCGATTACAAATCGCACCTTGGCTCATTCGACATCATCGTTACTTCGGTTGCTCTTGCAGCGAAGATCACGGGGCTTCCTGAAGGCAAACAACAGTTAGCAGTGAAGAACATGATTATGGTGAAAACCTTCGGCGACGAGCTTGTTTCCATCATCGAGAATAACTTCCACAAATAATGAAAATGGCTCAGTGGCATCGCGCTACTGAGCCAATAAAAACAATTATATAAGTGAGCAATAACATGAACCTAAAAGAATCTCTTATCCAAAACAACTCTATCCTACTTAACGCTAAAGCGGCTGACTGGAAAGCGGCGATCAAGCTTGGTACTGATGCATTGGTGAAAGCGGGTATTGCGGAAGAGCGTTACTACGACGCGATTACCAAAGCGATTGGTGAAGAAGGCCCTTATATCTGTATTCACGATGCGTTCGCACTGCCGCATTGCCGCCCTGAAGACGGTGTTATTCGTACTGGGTTTGCGCTAACTGTGCTTGAAACACCAATCATGTTTGAAGGTGTTGATGAGCCTGTAGATGTGTTGATTACGCTAGCGGGTAAAGACTCAGAAGAGCACATCGAAGGCACTATGCAAGTGGCGAACTTGATTGAATTCGATGAAGACTTCTCAAAACTTCGCGCGTGTAAAAGCCCAGAAGAAGTGGCGCGTTTAATTGATGCTGCATTGCTTCAAGCGGAAGCGGCGTAAGGAGGCAACGATGTCTAAATATAGCCAATTGAAACAACGTGTTTTAGAAGCCAATTTGCAACTTCCTAAATACGGTTTGGTGACTTTCACTTGGGGAAACGTCTCTGAGTTTGATCGTGATAACGGTGTGATAGCCATTAAACCATCGGGTGTCGAGTACTGCGATATGACCGCTGAAGATATGGTCGTCGTCGATCTAGAAGGCAACATTGTAGAAGGGAAGCTTAACCCTTCAAGTGATACTGCGACTCACTTAGAGTTGTACAAAGCTTTCCCTGAGGTCAGTGGCATTGTTCACACGCATTCACGCAGTGCCACGATTTGGGCCCAAGCCGGTATCGACATTCCAGCGTTGGGCACTACGCATGCAGACTACTTCTACGGTGATATTCCATGTACGCGTCGTTTATCTCACTCTGAAATCTCTGAAGAGTACGAGAAAAATACCGGCCTTGTGATCATTGAAGAGTTCCAGCAGCGCCGAATTGATCCTATGGCAGTTCCAAGCGTGATTGTTGCAGGACATGCGCCATTTTCTTGGGGTAAAGACGCTAACGACGCCGTTCATAACGCGGTGGTACTAGAGGAAGTGTCTGCAATGGCATTGGCAACGCGCACTTTGAACAGCGGCATCAAAATTCAGCCAGAGCTGTCAGACAAACACTACCTGCGTAAGCATGGTGAAAATGCTTATTACGGCCAACAGTAAATCGGCTTTTGTTTAAGTAAGCCGTTTAAGTTTGCCGTTTAACGAGTTTCGATTCTAAGTAGTTTCGATATTGATTAGGCCTGATTTCAGGGAATAAGTGAGAGGACTCTATGTATAAAGTGCTGGCGTTAGATCTCGATGGAACCGTGTTAAAGGATGATCACACGATTCATCCAGAGGTAAAAAAGGCGATTCAAGAAGCCAAACAAAGTTGTCATGTCGTGGTTGTTACAGGTCGACACCACACAGCTGCGCGACCTTACTACTACGAATTGGGGTTAGATACGCCAATCATCTGCTGTAACGGCACTTATGTTTATGACTATGAGACTGAAACGGTACTGACTCAAAACGCCATAGAGAAAGATAAGGCGCTGACCTTCATCGATATGGCTGACGAGTTTCAACTCAAAATGGTCATGTACATCACACATGCGATGACGTACTCACAGTACAACCCATTTGCTTACATGCTGGCGTTGGAAAGCTGGGCGGAAACCGCACCGGAGCAACACAGACCTCAAATATACCAAGTGGAATCATTCACTGAAGCGGCTCAGCAAGCTGAACACGTTTGGAAGTTTGTGGTGGAAGGCAGCCAAGACTCAGTAGACCGTTTAATGCAACACCCATGGATAGAAGAGAACTTCAACGGTGAACGTTCTTGGTCAAACCGAATTGATTTTGCTGCGAAAGGTAACAGTAAGGGCCTACGCCTTGCTGAATACATCGCAGACCTAGGTTATCAAGCCGCTGACGTTATAGCTGTCGGTGATAACCACAACGACATATCCATGCTTAAGTACGCAGGATTAGGCGTAGCGATGCTCAATGCTGATGACATCGTCAAGTCACACGTTCAATGCGTGTGCTCAACAGATAACAACCATGATGGCTTAGCCCGTCTAATACGTGAACAAATTAAAGGATAACAACATGACTAAACCAATGATTCAGATCGCCCTAGACCAAACAAACCTTCCTGCTGCCATTGAAGTGGCAAACAACGTTGAAAGCTTCGTTGATGTGATCGAAGTGGGCACTATTTTGGCGTTTGCAGAAGGGATGACGGCGGTTTCTACGCTTCGTAAAAATCACCCAGACCATATCCTTGTGTGCGATATGAAAACAACAGATGGTGGCGCTATTTTGGCTCGCATGGCATTCGAAGCCGGCGCTGATTGGATAACGGTTTCTGCAGCTGCACACATCGCAACCATTGGTGCATGTAAGAAAGTCGCTGACGAATTTAACGGTGAAATCCAAATCGAAATTTACGGCAATTGGACAATGGATGACGCTCAATCTTGGGTCGACCTAGGTATTTCACAAGCGATTTACCACCGTTCTCGTGACGCTGAATTAGCCGGTGTGGGTTGGACAGAAGAAGATCTTGTGAAGATGCGTGCATTGTCTGAAATGGGTATCGAGCTTTCTATCACCGGTGGCATCGTGCCTGAAGACCTATACCTATTTGAAGGCATTAAAGCGAAAACCTTTATCGCAGGCCGTGCACTTGCGGGTGACAAAGGTAAAGAAACAGCAGAAGCACTAAAAGCTCAGATCGATCGCTACTGGAACTAGGAGGCGTTATGTATCAAAACCTGTTACGCCACCGTGTAGGGCTTTATGAGAAGGCCCTACCTAACGAACTTAGCTGGGAAGATAAGCTGGCAACAACCAAAGAACTCGGCTTTGATTTTCTTGAGATATCGGTAGATGAATCAGACGAGCGCCGTAGTCGTTTGGATTGGAATGACGAGGAAGTGTATGCCTTACGTCGCCTGTGTGAAAAGCATGGTGTACCTCTGCAATCTATGTGTTTAAGCGCGCATCGTAAGTTCCCATTTGGTTCAGCAGATCCGGTGATTCGTGAGCAAGCGGTTATCCATATAGAGAAGGCGATCTCGTTGGCTTATAAGTTGGGTATTCGCACCATCCAACTCGCTGGCTATGACGTCTACTATGAGCCTGCTGATAAAGTGACTCACCGGAGGTTCATTGAAGGAATGAAGCTTTCAGCGCAGTTGGCTGAAAGATCGGGCGTAATGCTTGCTGTGGAAATTATGGACACCGATTACTTGAACTCTTTGAGTAAGTTCGAAGTGTTGAGTCGCGAAGTTAATTCACCGTATTTCACGGCGTATCCGGATGTGGGCAATATCTCTGGTTGGAATTACGACATAGTGACTGAGCTAAAACTGAGTAAGCCTCATATCACTCAGATCCACCTCAAAGACACTTATAAAGTGACTGACGAGTACAAAGGGCAGTTTCGAGACTTAGTGATTGGTGATGGTGAAGTTGACTTCAATGCCATTTTTGAAACGTTGAAAGAGAC contains:
- a CDS encoding L-ribulose-5-phosphate 3-epimerase — translated: MYQNLLRHRVGLYEKALPNELSWEDKLATTKELGFDFLEISVDESDERRSRLDWNDEEVYALRRLCEKHGVPLQSMCLSAHRKFPFGSADPVIREQAVIHIEKAISLAYKLGIRTIQLAGYDVYYEPADKVTHRRFIEGMKLSAQLAERSGVMLAVEIMDTDYLNSLSKFEVLSREVNSPYFTAYPDVGNISGWNYDIVTELKLSKPHITQIHLKDTYKVTDEYKGQFRDLVIGDGEVDFNAIFETLKETECVVPLVIEMWAQDERWKDNIRTAQKRLNEVCVQTGVPMLFDH
- a CDS encoding 3-keto-L-gulonate-6-phosphate decarboxylase UlaD — its product is MTKPMIQIALDQTNLPAAIEVANNVESFVDVIEVGTILAFAEGMTAVSTLRKNHPDHILVCDMKTTDGGAILARMAFEAGADWITVSAAAHIATIGACKKVADEFNGEIQIEIYGNWTMDDAQSWVDLGISQAIYHRSRDAELAGVGWTEEDLVKMRALSEMGIELSITGGIVPEDLYLFEGIKAKTFIAGRALAGDKGKETAEALKAQIDRYWN
- a CDS encoding L-ribulose-5-phosphate 4-epimerase; this encodes MSKYSQLKQRVLEANLQLPKYGLVTFTWGNVSEFDRDNGVIAIKPSGVEYCDMTAEDMVVVDLEGNIVEGKLNPSSDTATHLELYKAFPEVSGIVHTHSRSATIWAQAGIDIPALGTTHADYFYGDIPCTRRLSHSEISEEYEKNTGLVIIEEFQQRRIDPMAVPSVIVAGHAPFSWGKDANDAVHNAVVLEEVSAMALATRTLNSGIKIQPELSDKHYLRKHGENAYYGQQ
- a CDS encoding PTS sugar transporter subunit IIA, with amino-acid sequence MNLKESLIQNNSILLNAKAADWKAAIKLGTDALVKAGIAEERYYDAITKAIGEEGPYICIHDAFALPHCRPEDGVIRTGFALTVLETPIMFEGVDEPVDVLITLAGKDSEEHIEGTMQVANLIEFDEDFSKLRACKSPEEVARLIDAALLQAEAA
- a CDS encoding pyridoxal phosphatase translates to MYKVLALDLDGTVLKDDHTIHPEVKKAIQEAKQSCHVVVVTGRHHTAARPYYYELGLDTPIICCNGTYVYDYETETVLTQNAIEKDKALTFIDMADEFQLKMVMYITHAMTYSQYNPFAYMLALESWAETAPEQHRPQIYQVESFTEAAQQAEHVWKFVVEGSQDSVDRLMQHPWIEENFNGERSWSNRIDFAAKGNSKGLRLAEYIADLGYQAADVIAVGDNHNDISMLKYAGLGVAMLNADDIVKSHVQCVCSTDNNHDGLARLIREQIKG